CTGTGGCCAGTGTTTTGCCTTCACACTGATTGTCCGTCAGTTCAAAGTGCGTGGTGTTATCAAGACTGACGCCCTGTACGGTCAGTGCTTGGTCGGTGTCGTTGAACAGATAGAGAACGTCTTCTGCCTTATTGCCCTGACCTGTAGCGATTAAATCTACATAGGCAGGTAAATCGAATGCGGTGTTTTCGAAATCTGTGTCAGGGCTTTCGTCATCGGGATAATCCGTATCTGGATTATCGGTATCAGGAGTGTCGGTATCAGGCGTGTCGGTATCTCCTTCATCAGGTGACGGTCCGGTATTTTGATACGGTGGGATTTCCCCCGCTTGCGCCTTGGCAATCCACTCCTGGTAATTGGCGACTTTGGTGTATACGCCGAAGTAATCCGGTTGAGCACAGCCTTCACCAAAGCTGACCACACCGGTTTGAATCCATTTGGAATCTTTTTGGAAGACTAATGGGCCGCCACTGTCACCCTGGCACGAGTCTTTGCCACCTTCGGCAAGACCTGCACAGACCATGTTATCGGTGATGTTGATGCCTAGTTTTTGATAATTGGTATTACAGGTGTCGTGGTCGGCCAGTGGTACTTGCACTTCATGCAAAATGTTCGGGAAATCTTCGCCGGTGGTGGAGCGGTTGCCCCAGCCCATGACGGTTAAGTTAGCGCCCACTGACAGTGCTGCCATGGTATCTGCAGTGGCGAGGGTCACAGGTGAACGCTTCGATGCGCCGCTTAGCTCAAGCAAAGCGATGTCATGGTCATCACCGTATTCGCTGTTCATGTAGATATTTTTAACGGTGAGGGTTTCTTCCTGTGTGCTCGTTTGATTGAGATCGTATTCGCTGACAACCACTTTTACACCTTGAGCGCTTTCGTTCTCAATACAGTGCGCGGCGGTAAGTACGTAGTTAGCGGCCACCAGACTGCCGCCACAGAAGTGTTGGCTGTCGCCGGCAGACTGAATGGATACCATCCAAGGGTAACTGTTGGCGATGGCTTCCGATCCTCCGATGATTCGAATCATTCGGTTGGAATCTTTGCTGCTGTCTTTCGCTAGTTGAGGCGTCGTCTGAACGCTTGCGTGAGTATTTGCGGCCAAGGCCCCTGAAATTGCAACGGCTAACGCTGCTTTGCTAAAACGAGTGCTCATCACGTTATTCTCCACTGTTCTTGCTGTTAATTGTCTTGCTGTTAATTGTTTTGCTATCAATTGCGTGTTTTCGCTGTGCTTGGAAGACCACTTAGTTCACTGCGATCTGATTATTTGTGGGAAATATTCCCTCTTTTGTTTTGTGTAAGATATGTGGGAAAATTTCCCTTGTCAAAGTTTCGCGACTAAAATATGTACAAATTCGACGAATGAATCACAGAAATGAGAATTGAGTGGGAATAAATCCCTCAAGGGGCTATGATTGGCATTATGTCTGCTAAACCTCCTATCTCGACCGAAGCCGCAGAGCCACCAAAAGCGGTGTTACTG
This genomic stretch from Litoribrevibacter albus harbors:
- a CDS encoding serine protease: MSTRFSKAALAVAISGALAANTHASVQTTPQLAKDSSKDSNRMIRIIGGSEAIANSYPWMVSIQSAGDSQHFCGGSLVAANYVLTAAHCIENESAQGVKVVVSEYDLNQTSTQEETLTVKNIYMNSEYGDDHDIALLELSGASKRSPVTLATADTMAALSVGANLTVMGWGNRSTTGEDFPNILHEVQVPLADHDTCNTNYQKLGINITDNMVCAGLAEGGKDSCQGDSGGPLVFQKDSKWIQTGVVSFGEGCAQPDYFGVYTKVANYQEWIAKAQAGEIPPYQNTGPSPDEGDTDTPDTDTPDTDNPDTDYPDDESPDTDFENTAFDLPAYVDLIATGQGNKAEDVLYLFNDTDQALTVQGVSLDNTTHFELTDNQCEGKTLATEEECEIHIAFSANDSEEHEGVLSISSSDAETPTAQVELFGLALDKLELSDDFDGMEGIDDEEWFFDGNTQWSEDVLGDGFELSCDQVNEDEDSLLMTEIEGPGVLEFNINLTGDAPENAIHFLVDGEIVLTISGSRAKADEKHHSTTLTAGKHKVGWVYSKNSANTAEAKASISSVNFKKTEAGADSNADSSSSGDGSSGGGSSDIWFFSILSLLGLRFLSRKGKKSSGKPS